A part of Microbulbifer sp. MI-G genomic DNA contains:
- a CDS encoding SDR family oxidoreductase — protein sequence MKHAFVTGANGFLGTNLVELLCADGWQVTAMHRHTSDIRKLRSMGVALVEGSLDDTDALRSAIPGNIDALFHVAANTSMWRGGNAQQWRDNVVGSANIARVAREKGVGRMIVTSSISAYGYHRETITEESEKRADNPHHHYLYTKKRGELAVQREIAQGLDAVFLNPCAIVGKYDTHNWAQTFFLIDQGRLPGVPPGYGSFCHAGAVARAHIEAVEKGRCGENYILAGIDASFLEFFGKIAELRHKPVPKRTTPAFVIQSVAWCSDLWSRVSKREPVITPQKATLVTGQVVASSAKAERELNYQSGVALETMLCECHDWLVQQKLLEPK from the coding sequence ATGAAACATGCATTTGTCACCGGTGCTAACGGTTTTCTCGGCACCAATCTGGTTGAGCTACTCTGTGCGGATGGCTGGCAGGTGACCGCCATGCACCGGCACACCTCCGATATCCGCAAGCTTCGCTCCATGGGGGTGGCTCTGGTGGAGGGCTCCCTGGATGATACCGATGCACTGCGTAGCGCGATTCCAGGCAATATCGACGCTCTTTTCCATGTCGCCGCCAATACCAGTATGTGGCGCGGTGGCAATGCCCAACAGTGGCGAGACAATGTAGTGGGCTCGGCCAACATTGCCCGGGTAGCCAGAGAGAAAGGCGTTGGGCGCATGATTGTTACCAGTTCCATCTCCGCTTACGGCTATCATAGGGAAACCATCACCGAAGAGAGTGAAAAACGGGCAGATAACCCCCACCACCACTATCTGTACACCAAGAAACGCGGGGAACTCGCCGTGCAGAGGGAGATTGCGCAGGGGCTGGATGCCGTATTCTTGAATCCCTGCGCTATTGTGGGGAAATACGATACCCACAACTGGGCGCAAACCTTTTTTTTAATTGATCAAGGCCGGTTGCCGGGTGTACCGCCCGGTTACGGGTCTTTTTGCCACGCCGGTGCTGTGGCGCGGGCACATATTGAGGCCGTAGAGAAGGGCCGCTGTGGCGAGAACTATATCCTTGCCGGCATTGATGCCAGTTTCCTGGAGTTCTTCGGGAAAATAGCTGAACTGCGGCACAAGCCGGTGCCCAAGCGCACCACACCGGCGTTTGTGATACAGTCAGTCGCCTGGTGCTCTGATCTCTGGTCGCGGGTGAGCAAACGCGAACCCGTGATTACCCCGCAAAAAGCCACTCTGGTGACGGGTCAGGTTGTGGCGAGCAGTGCCAAGGCGGAGCGGGAACTGAATTACCAATCGGGTGTGGCACTGGAGACCATGTTGTGCGAATGTCACGACTGGTTGGTACAACAAAAATTATTGGAGCCAAAGTGA
- a CDS encoding DNA-3-methyladenine glycosylase I, with product MHEKRCGWCLSTPLYRRYHDEEWGRPVTDDKTLFEFLLLEGAQAGLSWITVLNKRENYRRLFNDFSVEKIARYTPKKVEKLLQNPGIIRNRLKVESAVKNARATLALRDKGTSLSQFLWQFTDGRVIVNRPASLAQVPSSTPESDAMSKALKKAGFSFVGSTIMYAHMQATGMVNDHLHSCPAHQHCVDAARAAGLATSR from the coding sequence ATGCACGAGAAACGCTGCGGCTGGTGCCTGTCTACACCGCTTTACCGCCGTTATCATGACGAGGAGTGGGGACGCCCGGTCACAGATGACAAAACCCTGTTTGAGTTTCTATTGCTGGAGGGAGCCCAGGCGGGCCTGTCCTGGATTACTGTGTTGAACAAACGGGAAAATTACCGGCGTCTGTTCAATGATTTTTCGGTGGAAAAGATCGCACGCTATACACCAAAAAAAGTGGAAAAACTGCTGCAGAATCCGGGCATTATCCGCAATCGTCTCAAGGTGGAGTCCGCGGTAAAAAATGCCCGAGCCACCCTGGCCCTGCGGGATAAGGGAACTTCGCTGTCGCAGTTTCTCTGGCAGTTTACCGATGGCCGGGTAATCGTAAACCGCCCCGCTTCTCTCGCACAGGTGCCATCCAGTACACCCGAGTCCGATGCCATGAGCAAGGCGTTGAAAAAGGCCGGCTTTAGCTTTGTTGGCTCAACCATAATGTATGCTCATATGCAGGCCACCGGGATGGTGAATGACCATTTGCACAGCTGCCCGGCCCACCAGCACTGTGTGGATGCGGCGCGGGCGGCGGGCCTGGCAACGAGTCGATGA
- a CDS encoding prolyl oligopeptidase family serine peptidase gives MRKQLTLLLAGAVTAVTVQAADRYPDSKTVSQQDIYFGTKVEDPYRWLENTATGDVKDWVAVQNAHALPRLKQLPGWQKINDRLTKLWRYERYGVPYKKEGSYYYSYNSGDWDQNVFYRTADLTREGKPILDPRSLSEDGTIATKRLTVSPKGRYLAYGTSDGGTDWTDYHIRDLRTGKDLEDRLTGIKFSGASWAADESGFYYSRYPFNKAGRADDSKQVAVYFHRLGEPQKHDRLVYQITDHPTRNPDAMVSDDGHYLLLNIFDGYDSNGFYYRDLRDDSHKVVKLLDEWDGLYQFLGNKGKTFFFETSAGAPLGRVIAIDLDKPQRKNWRELVPESDSVLQSASFIGDRFVLHYLEDAKSRVLVTDTNGKQPYELKLPGVGSVTGFYGEPDEVETFFSFSNFITPPSIYHLNVQNGETELFKQPEYAADFSDLTVNQHFFKSKDGTRVPLFLVHKKGMKRDGANPTLLYGYGGFNVSILPRFYNHFAGWLDMGGTLALVNLRGGSEYGEAWHQAGTKTQKQNVFDDFIAAAEWLIAEKITSPAKLGINGRSNGGLLVGATLVQRPDLFAAALPAVGVLDMLRYHTASANARQWSSDYGLSENREEFSALHAYSPVHNTREGTCYPATLITTADRDDRVVPWHSYKFAAALQQDQGCDNPVWLAVETRAGHGAGKPVWMQVEDYANQWSFLADRLGMEIK, from the coding sequence ATGAGAAAACAGTTGACTTTGCTACTGGCCGGAGCCGTGACCGCAGTGACTGTACAGGCAGCGGACCGCTATCCAGACAGTAAGACCGTCTCACAACAGGATATATACTTCGGCACCAAAGTGGAGGACCCCTATCGCTGGCTCGAGAACACGGCCACAGGGGATGTCAAAGACTGGGTAGCGGTACAGAACGCTCACGCCCTGCCGCGCCTGAAGCAATTGCCGGGCTGGCAGAAAATCAATGACCGTCTCACCAAGCTGTGGCGCTATGAACGCTATGGGGTGCCCTATAAGAAAGAGGGCAGTTACTACTACAGCTACAACAGCGGTGACTGGGATCAGAATGTCTTTTACCGCACCGCAGATCTGACCCGGGAAGGCAAACCCATCCTGGATCCACGCAGCCTGAGCGAGGACGGGACTATCGCGACCAAGCGCCTCACGGTCAGCCCCAAGGGCCGCTACCTGGCCTATGGAACCTCCGATGGCGGGACCGACTGGACCGACTACCACATTCGCGATTTGCGCACCGGCAAAGACCTTGAGGACCGGCTGACCGGCATCAAGTTCAGCGGCGCCAGTTGGGCGGCCGATGAGTCCGGCTTTTATTACAGCCGCTACCCTTTCAACAAAGCGGGCCGTGCCGATGACAGCAAACAGGTAGCGGTGTATTTCCACCGCCTGGGGGAACCGCAGAAACACGACCGGCTGGTATATCAGATTACCGACCATCCCACGCGCAACCCTGATGCCATGGTGAGCGACGACGGCCATTACCTACTGTTGAACATCTTTGACGGTTACGATTCCAACGGCTTCTATTATCGGGATTTGCGCGACGACAGTCACAAGGTGGTAAAGTTGCTGGACGAATGGGATGGCCTCTACCAGTTTCTCGGTAACAAGGGTAAAACCTTTTTCTTCGAGACCAGCGCGGGGGCGCCTTTGGGGCGGGTGATCGCCATCGACCTCGATAAGCCACAGCGCAAAAACTGGCGCGAGCTGGTACCGGAAAGTGACAGCGTGCTGCAGAGCGCAAGTTTTATCGGCGACCGCTTCGTATTACATTACCTGGAAGATGCCAAATCACGGGTGCTGGTGACCGACACCAATGGCAAGCAACCGTACGAATTGAAACTGCCCGGAGTGGGTTCGGTGACCGGCTTCTATGGTGAACCGGATGAAGTGGAAACCTTCTTCTCGTTCAGCAACTTTATTACTCCGCCGAGCATTTATCACCTGAATGTGCAGAACGGGGAAACCGAGCTGTTCAAACAGCCCGAGTATGCCGCTGATTTCTCCGACCTGACGGTAAACCAGCACTTTTTCAAGAGCAAAGACGGCACCCGCGTGCCCCTGTTTTTGGTACACAAAAAGGGCATGAAACGCGATGGTGCCAACCCGACATTACTGTACGGGTATGGCGGCTTTAACGTCTCAATCCTGCCGCGTTTCTACAACCATTTCGCCGGCTGGTTGGATATGGGGGGCACCCTCGCCCTGGTGAATTTGCGTGGTGGCAGCGAGTACGGCGAAGCCTGGCACCAGGCGGGCACCAAGACGCAAAAGCAAAATGTTTTTGACGACTTTATCGCCGCGGCGGAATGGCTGATCGCAGAAAAAATCACGTCACCTGCAAAGCTCGGTATCAATGGCCGCTCGAACGGTGGCCTGCTTGTGGGCGCTACCCTGGTACAGCGACCGGATTTGTTTGCTGCGGCCCTGCCGGCAGTGGGCGTATTGGATATGCTGCGCTACCACACCGCCTCCGCGAACGCGCGACAATGGTCCAGCGACTACGGCTTGAGTGAAAACCGCGAAGAATTTAGCGCCCTCCACGCCTACTCCCCGGTGCACAATACCCGTGAGGGCACCTGCTACCCAGCCACCCTGATTACCACGGCGGACCGCGATGACCGAGTGGTACCCTGGCACAGTTACAAGTTTGCCGCCGCACTGCAGCAAGACCAGGGTTGCGACAACCCCGTCTGGCTGGCTGTGGAAACCCGCGCGGGCCACGGCGCCGGTAAGCCCGTGTGGATGCAGGTGGAAGATTATGCCAATCAATGGAGCTTCCTCGCCGATCGACTGGGTATGGAGATCAAGTAA